ggGCACATACTGTATAAGGCCCAACCACCTTCCGTTTCTAGGAGCGAGACACCCAGACTTTATAGTGGtgttgcatctttttgttgttttgcatctctgtcattgttaggcatctttttgtggttttgtgtgtttataatcattttgtatctctttgatgtaattctgtgtctcttttggtTCTTTTGCCCCTTTTCTGTAGTTAGTTTGTTGGtctctgctgctcctttgcatctctttttgtggtcatttcctCTTCTTGCAGGAGGGCCGCAGGCCGGGGTCGAGCccaggccgctgcagcaaggacaggGCCTTTGTGCATAGGGCgcctgctctaaccactaagcCCCTGATGCCCCCTTTATTGTGGATTTGACTTGATGTGCAATAATTACTTCAAACAAAaagccattttttttaactttatttgacattttgttatCAAAGTTACACACATGCATCATAATTTACAGATATTATAGACACTGatatttgtatgtttatgtAGTTGTAGGACACTGATATTtgtatgagtgagtgtgtgtgtgtgtgtgtgtgtgtgtgtgtgtgtgtgtgtgtgtgtgtgtgtgtgagatttaagTCTTTATGTAATTTCACAGGGAGGCACATATTCTGTCCAACATCTTTGGATTTCTGTTGCTCAAAAAGATGATTTCTTTCTTCCCTTCCTCTGTCCGACCTGATGAGGGAAAGCAAGAGTTTAGTTACTCTGTCTGCATCACTTAAATGtctttctttcaaaaaaaaaaaaaaaaaaaaagcatccacAGTATCATCACTCACTCTGCGGGTGCTGCAGCCAGTGGCGGTCCAAATAGTAGAGGTAACAGCTCTCAAACTCCTTCTCGCTGTAGTTGGGCACCGACACTGGGATGAACGGGTCCATGCTGTCGAACCCCTTCTGATGagcaaaacaaagacaggaagtcaaCATACTGCACAACAAATGTCTTTGTGAGGTGTATTAAATGCAGAGTCATTCTGTTTAGCATTATCAGAGaagaaaatatcaaaaacaagaTATGCATAATTTAGATGAAATAAATTACTAACTCTTAACACAATGCAGACTACATATCATCATATATAATGCACCACAGGCCCTGTTACAATATTCACACAAATAGAGATATTAATACTGTTATGATTTAAATGCAATGCATCTTTTTTGcataatatacaaatatataaatatactgcatatttttaaaaattaatcaacCTGTTAAAAACAAGACAAGTTAAAGTTAAGTCCAACTGGTGAGTGATCAAAACAGAAGTCTAAATGATTAATATTACACAATtataaaatcaacatttttttaatttggcgaGACAAGAATGTTTATGACCCTGCTTTGATTTTTACAGTTCGATTGTTGGTGCAGTATAAACGTAGGAGGCTGGTGACAATGATGAATTTATTGGTCCATTAGGAAATTGATCTTATGACATGCAGACATTGGATAAATACGACcgatatataaataatattgtgAACCACTGCAACAACACAACCACATGGTTTACTCTGGAAACAGGTCCAGGATTTGACAATAATTTGTTTCTGTTCAGGACCGCTCCCAACAAAAAGTAGCGACGTTTGtcacaaagcaacaacaaaacatatcCATTATGTCTTGTGTGTATCATTTCacttaaatttgaaaaacaactTCTGCATGAGTCTTGAGGATTGGAGTCTCGAGgccaggtttgcatttcccaacTAACGACCCAAGTTagaaaagagaaggaaagacTAATCTGCTGTCAGAGCTTGAGGACAAGTGCTACAGATTACAAAGTACAATAAAATGATCTCTGACCTCTCCCAGCAGCTCTTGAGGCAAGTAGTCAGATTTTGAAGTGAAGAGAGACCCCGTCTGAGACAGAGTGGTAATGATGGCGCCTCCAGTCTGAGACCAAGAGAGTTAATGTTAAtggaaaaagaaataatattCTCATGCAACTGTGGTCATCGCCTTGAGTGCGTTCTTCTCACCCAGTCGTTCGCCATCAGCTTCCTCAGGTTATAAATCAAAGTGAGCTCCTCTGGATCCACCTGATGACGGTAAGAAAGAGAGACACGGAAGACTTCCTGTCAGTGGAAACTGAGAGAGAAGCATGAAGACAAGCATGAGGCATGACAGGATTGTAAGATGTGTTTCCTCACAGGGCTCTTATCCTCCTTCTTGATGGTGGATCTTCCCCACAGGGCGTTGACACCATCCACAGCCACGGCCAAGCGGAAGACTGACTCTGGCTGCCCGCTCTGCAGCCTCAGCTCCTTCATCACCGCccccaccacatcactgctgctcttcaCACGAGCTATACCCTGCGGCAGAAGAAACAACATCAGACTCCTGATGACGATGTCTTTTGAAGGGAAATTAGAAGCAATTTAAGGGCAACTCTATCGATTTTACACATCcaagtctgtttacaggtccTGGAGCGTACTACTGCACATGAACTGATTCAGTGGAAACAGACTATGGCTATGAGCCTGCCACTGGCTCGCATTTTAAGCCAGTATTCTCCCCCTCTTCCACTATCTGTATGTTACCGACTTCAAAATCCACTTCACTACGGGAAACTAGCAGCCTACACACTGAAGACGGCAAGTTTTGACAAAAGATGTGGATCGTGCAATGAGGCATGCCTGCTTTGACGTTCGGTTAATTGTTGTAAAGATgtgcaacaaataaaacaacttgtaaGTGCACCTTAAGAAAGCCCAGAGTCCGTCTCACAGGACTCTCGCACAGCCAGTCGGAgttgatttgccacatcttATTACCCTGGCAGTGGCATACTTCAGTGACGCTAACCTCACCAATGTTCCAAAGTTGAATCACACAGTCGAAAACCATGTGTTCCTGGTTTTTGTGGCGTTTTTTAGCGGAGAATTAGCCATTTTAAGGACGGTGCTCACCTCCCCAAATCTTAGCAGACATTTTAAACTGTTGGCTGGTTTTCAGTACTTTTTGTATATTTAGTAAAACTGTGACGTGACAAAACTACTGTAGGTGGAGACCTCGCATATGGCTGCACTGTGTTTGGTTGGTGTGCTAAATTGTGGCCAAATTGTGACAGGGGTAGTCAGTGATGTCTATAATATGAATTTATAGATGATAAAATGTTAATCTGCAACTTTATCTAATGGTCAGagtaatatttgtttttaaaatgcactgAATCTGTGTATCATATGACATGGTTAAGCTATGGTTGAGTCAAATAATTGAGGGCTGCTCTGGATTACTCATCTTAACTGTTATTGGCCTACTGCATTCACCAATGCACAGAGGGCAGCCGATGGTTTACATTGCTTTGTTAAACAGATCAGACCCCGGTTGCATCCCATGGCAACTGTAAACATGCCCACAGCCTCAAATGTTGGTTTTAAGGAAAACAGAGCGAGATCAGCTTTCAAATCGTGGTCGGGAAGCACAGAGGAGATTTTGTTTACTTCACTTGAGtgttgaggagctgcagcatttaTCCAAGGACAAACTGTACCTTTACTACCACTTGACAACTTTACTACAATTTCTTCTCTGCTCAATCGCCAACATccaatgatgatgataatatgtCCCTCCAGAGCTTTCTCTAGCACTGACACAGCACTGTGGAGATAAGTCTGGTTATGTGAGACCACAGCGTATGTGGAAAAAGTAGTATAATATATAGAGGCTGTTGCCAGCATAACACACCTGAATGTCTGACTAAagtgagttgcattgtgggtaatgtaggcaccaaAAAGATGACAAATTTGCTTCTGTTGCATCAATTAtgatctctttattttttaaaactgttcatCATGACTGCGGCAATGTCAAAGGACTGCAGTGCTAAATCAGTGGACGACTTAATAAATCGTAACAACACATAACTTTGTAGGTCAAAATCTGAGCAGCTGAGTTATGTTCAAGTGTCGGAGCAAACAGTAATTTCACGCAccatttctttagttttaagCCTGAAAAAATCCATCAGTTCAATACAGATGCCTCAGCAGGAGGTTTGACACTGATTTGATTTCTTTTGTCTAATAATGTGCTGTCAGAAGGCTGGCTATTAATATCAGATCTAATTACAGCCTACGACGGGCTCACAGTAACACCAGCAGTGACCAGAAATTTGTTTGTACGACAAGTTAGACAAAACAGGGTAGCACTATTGTCTCTAGAACAAATGATACGGAGCAAGATGACTGATTAGAAGAGGTGGAAAAATTCACAGGCTGAGCATAAATCTACTGCTCTTTTTACCACCTCTGTCAGTGAGTGTGGTACAAAAATATTGTGCTGATCCATCCCTGTGCTCAGTTCATTGGCTATTGATCACCACAAAGCACAGGCAAGGTGAaagatgaaactttaatgacCCCCTGTGGGGAAATCAGCAGGGCAGAAGGTGGAAAGAATAGGTAACAGATAGAAAATACAacaaactgatgaaaatgtCTCCGAGGGCGGGATAAACCAAATCTccaataaacgtaaataaatactCAGAGCCAGAGAAGTCAGTGAGAAAGCTCACCTGATCCACCAGCTCTCCGAGTAGACATCCCTCCTCAGTGAACTCTCTCTTTGTCCACACATAGCGCtgctttgtctttatctggGAGAGAAATGGCACAGTTTCACTGACGGTACAGCATCAAAGACCGTTTTATTGACCATGTTACCATGCACCATTCACTTAAAGCTAAAAACCTTTCACTTTGTTCCATGATGCAAATTACATACATTCATATTTCAATCCCACTACATTCTATATGACCGTATTTTGATGAAGATGCGGCATAACAGAACTTTTCCATTCATATTCCTTTTTGGATGCTAATGGGCAAAGCCTGGCTGAGTATTTATAGGGACAGTTCAGCCATAAATAAGAAATACATATgcttcctctcacctgtagtgttatcaaactagattgttttggtgcgagctgccgagtgttggaggtaccagctgtagagatgtctgccttctctccaatgtaatggaactagatggcactcagtttgtggtgctcaagccactgcaaaaaatacatttgaaaacctcaacagcaatgtctcttcccagaaatcatgactcggtcactcaagataatccacagaccttgttttgagcacattcatgtaggaactattttctttctaccgaactacacctgatAACAGtatcacagcacagaaggaagtgtgcatctactgctggcTCACTAGCATCACTGAACTAGCTAACCTTACGCCTTTAGCACAAGTCTCTTGTCCATGagcagatgcacacttccttctgctcacTGATATGGTTGGAGGGTGTATTtcagaggaaagaaaatagttcctacatgaagctgctcacaacaaggtctgtggattatcttgagtaacaaggTGGTGATATTCGGAAAGCGacatatctccaacacttggtaactttcaccaaaaaaaatctaGCTCTACAGCCAAGAGGAAAAATACGTACATTTGATTTGGgggtgtactgtccctttaagatgcTCCATCCTCAATTGGCTACATTAGAATGTAAATGTGATTCCCTCAAATAGCAACCCTAAAACCACATCATGCTGCTATATTGCTTCTGTACCATGCAAAGACACTGTGCTTCACACTCTGCCTTCCACAGCTGTGCGTGTGGGTAAATTCAGGTGGCGCCTGAAAGCGGTTTCATTGCTTAATGTATATCAGGCCTAAACTGCTGTGAAAATGCAGTCAAGGCTCATTTAAGGTCTAATAATGACTAATGCTTGTTAATAATGTGACAAATTTTGCAACACTCCACGTGCATTGATTTCGATTGTGTATACTCAGGGGTTATATTGTAATATTGGAGCAAATAAATATCATCTGATGTTCATAACACACTGCATAAAATCATTACCTTTGAAAGGAAGTGCTGATTGGTGGTTCTGAAAGTGCGTAACCATTCAGCGGCTTGTAACGGCTGATCAAAGCGAGCTGTGTTATAGG
This DNA window, taken from Epinephelus moara isolate mb chromosome 6, YSFRI_EMoa_1.0, whole genome shotgun sequence, encodes the following:
- the dap3 gene encoding 28S ribosomal protein S29, mitochondrial, translating into MALHRLSFRLRQTVTHVRSLHTSGCGQQQEAVAVESEHEPFSVFRTRENDPACQSENHIGQYYTLPSAHVRTLFPQTLPRRYQQQVKTFNEACMMVRQPALEVISYLKKADYSKPPLRYLFYGLKGSGKTMSLCHTVHFCYTQGWLVLHVPDAHLWVKNCRELLPSSYNTARFDQPLQAAEWLRTFRTTNQHFLSKIKTKQRYVWTKREFTEEGCLLGELVDQGIARVKSSSDVVGAVMKELRLQSGQPESVFRLAVAVDGVNALWGRSTIKKEDKSPVDPEELTLIYNLRKLMANDWTGGAIITTLSQTGSLFTSKSDYLPQELLGEKGFDSMDPFIPVSVPNYSEKEFESCYLYYLDRHWLQHPQSRTEEGKKEIIFLSNRNPKMLDRICASL